One Chloroflexota bacterium genomic region harbors:
- the wrbA gene encoding NAD(P)H:quinone oxidoreductase codes for MKVKVVFYSMYGHIYRMAEAVAAGVREVEGAEVELLQVPELVPDAVLEKSGAKKARQAFAHIPVAKISDLADADAIIFGTPTRFGNMCAQMRNFLDQTGGLWAQNALVGKIGSVFTSSNTQHGGQETTITSFHSTLLHHGMIIVGLPYSETRQSRMDEITGGSPYGASTIAGADGSRLPSENELAMARFQGRHVATLARKLARA; via the coding sequence ATGAAGGTGAAGGTAGTCTTCTACAGCATGTATGGCCACATCTACAGAATGGCTGAGGCAGTAGCTGCTGGGGTCAGGGAGGTCGAGGGGGCAGAGGTAGAACTGTTACAAGTCCCTGAACTGGTGCCTGATGCAGTGCTGGAGAAGTCGGGCGCTAAGAAGGCACGGCAGGCTTTTGCCCACATTCCCGTGGCCAAGATCAGTGATTTAGCTGACGCTGATGCCATCATATTTGGGACTCCCACTCGGTTTGGCAATATGTGCGCCCAGATGCGCAATTTCCTGGACCAGACCGGGGGCCTCTGGGCCCAAAACGCTCTCGTCGGCAAGATAGGCAGCGTGTTCACCTCGTCAAATACGCAGCACGGCGGCCAGGAGACGACCATCACCAGCTTCCACAGCACACTGCTTCATCACGGGATGATAATCGTAGGACTGCCTTATTCTGAGACTCGTCAGTCGAGAATGGATGAGATAACCGGTGGCAGCCCTTACGGGGCTTCCACCATTGCCGGGGCTGACGGCAGTCGCCTGCCTAGCGAGAACGAGCTGGCCATGGCCAGGTTCCAGGGACGCCATGTAGCCACCCTTGCCAGGAAGCTGGCAAGGGCGTGA